The following proteins come from a genomic window of Lolium rigidum isolate FL_2022 chromosome 5, APGP_CSIRO_Lrig_0.1, whole genome shotgun sequence:
- the LOC124654845 gene encoding acyl transferase 15-like, whose product MSNIVVTKSSPLLVGPSEPGTPTGSTRLSWFDELSGSSPVSLLLVFDKPIANPAETIRRALSRALVHYYPISGRLAAGSADGDEVVTYTGEGQGVLFVGASASCAVDDEAMSAAPLLSDLYAHYPDELCPSHTDPLLLMQVTEFSCGGFAVGVTWNHIFADGTGIGQLLQAIGELARGMPLPSVAPVRWDESVMTARPRVLTLADVEFLTDEDDMVFLDLTIPPSLIGRVKAEAGSDSERCTVFEAVVAVLWQCRARAVSVPEGHAATSLMFGSNARGLVGAAEGYYGNCYISESVQATSAHVANSDTKDVVKLIKATKQKLRGAMTKNDDDDGVNSVQQQRLSAYNTLGVSSWRNIGLDAADFGGGRPSRVVLYAMQDIVPFFVLCPPCKGKDGVNVLSRMLKKEHVDAFLHELEALTSTGCQSGE is encoded by the coding sequence ATGAGCAATATTGTGGTCACAAAGTCTTCACCGTTGTTGGTCGGCCCGTCGGAACCGGGGACGCCGACCGGCAGCACTCGCCTCTCATGGTTCGATGAGCTTAGTGGCTCCTCGCCAGTATCCTTACTCCTGGTGTTTGATAAGCCAATCGCCAACCCTGCAGAGACCATCAGGAGAGCCCTGTCGCGAGCACTGGTGCACTACTATCCAATCTCCGGTCGCCTTGCAGCTGGGTCTGCTGACGGCGACGAGGTCGTCACATACACCGGCGAGGGCCAGGGCGTGCTGTTCGTGGGTGCGTCGGCCAGCTgcgccgtcgacgacgaggcgATGTCGGCAGCGCCGCTGCTCAGCGATCTCTACGCTCACTACCCTGACGAGCTCTGCCCCAGCCACACCGACCCGTTGCTGCTGATGCAGGTGACGGAGTTCTCCTGCGGCGGGTTCGCCGTGGGTGTTACGTGGAACCACATCTTCGCCGACGGAACTGGGATCGGGCAGCTCTTGCAGGCCATCGGAGAGCTCGCCCGTGGCATGCCGCTGCCGTCCGTTGCTCCGGTGCGATGGGACGAGTCGGTGATGACAGCCCGCCCGCGAGTGCTGACTCTTGCGGACGTGGAATTTCTCACGGACGAGGACGACATGGTCTTCCTCGACCTGACTATCCCCCCGAGCTTGATCGGCCGCGTCAAAGCCGAGGCTGGCTCCGACTCCGAGCGCTGCACGGTGTTCGAGGCTGTCGTCGCCGTGCTTTGGCAGTGCCGTGCTCGGGCAGTCAGTGTCCCCGAGGGACACGCTGCTACATCGCTCATGTTCGGGAGCAACGCGCGTGGGCTCGTCGGCGCGGCGGAGGGCTACTACGGCAACTGCTACATCTCGGAGTCAGTCCAGGCGACGAGCGCCCATGTGGCGAACAGCGACACCAAGGACGTGGTGAAGCTCATCAAGGCCACCAAGCAGAAGCTGCGAGGCGCGATGACCAAAAACGATGACGACGACGGGGTGAACTCAGTGCAGCAGCAGCGGTTAAGCGCATACAACACGCTCGGCGTGTCAAGCTGGCGGAACATTGGGCTCGACGCGGCGGATTTTGGCGGCGGGAGGCCGTCACGAGTTGTGTTGTACGCGATGCAGGATATCGTGCCGTTCTTCGTCCTGTGCCCGCCGTGCAAAGGGAAGGATGGCGTCAACGTGTTGTCGCGGATGCTGAAAAAGGAGCATGTGGATGCTTTCTTGCACGAGTTGGAGGCACTGACGTCTACTGGTTGTCAAAGCGGTGAGTAA